The segment TTACAAGTCTTAACCATAAATCTTAATTCACAActaaaattaatttattatatattcTCAAGAAATATAGATACAAAAGAGCTATCAAACGTACTCCTTAACAAATACATTACAAAGTCGTAATGTATATAGTGGTTAATTTACTCAATTAAAACATCATAAAATGTCATTTTCATCTTAAATAAAACACTAGCCCTAATTTTTTTCAATGACCTTTTCTCATTCACCGAATCGCAAAATgtgataaacaaataacaaataaaccGTCAATCAAACCTTCAGACATTAAACAAAACCTTATACCAATTAACCGATAATATCtttttacaatatattaatatttcACATCTTTCAAGATTCATCATCATGACCCGATCTTGGCCGACTCAACTGAAACAAATTATCCGAGCCCAAACCCGAACCACCATCGGGCGACCCGTTATCATCATAACGCTCACCCTACAACCGTGTCCCGAGCCGCCTCCGAACTGTCACCTCAACCACGCCTGAACCGTTTCCCGGTCTTAAAATTGTAGTCATAGAAAATCCCCAAGATTCCATTGATGACTCAAGTATACTCAGCAAATCCCCAAGATTCCTCTCGCTTTCCAGCCGCCGCCAGTCCTGCTGCCGCCCAGGATCCGCCTCCGATGGTCTTACCAGAGGGTGCACCACCCTCGCGTGCCTCCTTAGATCCGAATACGTCCCGGAAAACTCACACGTTCCACTTGAGCAGCTTCTTGATTTTGCGTTCATGAATTCACGGGCGGCTTCCACCACCACCCACCCTTTTACCTGCCCCCGACAGAGCGGACATACCATTTTTGACTCCTGGACTGTGGCGGTGGACGGTGGCTCCGCGGCGGTGGCAGGAGTTACAAAGAACTTGCGGAACTGGTTGAAGCAATTGGAGTGGCGACGGCTTGTGTCACACATGTAAGGGCGACAATTGTTGTTGTGTGAAGAGCATAAGAGAAGGATGGCGTTGTGAGGGTGTTCCATACATACAGGGCATCTAGCTTCTTCCCATTCTTTTAGATTTTGATCTTTTTCTGATGGGTTTTTGTTTTTGGTGTTGCATTTGTATGGAGAACGCCGGGACTTATCGGTGGACGCTGAGTGATCTCGTCTCTTCTTTGGCATGGTTATCTGTAAATACATCGACATGAAAACTTACTTGAAGCATATAAAAAGCCCTAATTACATAAAGAAATCGGGAATGACAAAATCAAAAACCCATTAACGAAACCCTGAATCCAAAGTTACTTCCAGGAGAAGAATCGTAATGATCTCGTTTTactcaaataattacaaaacctAAAATCAGATCACAAACCCTATAAAAGCTCACAAGCAAGCTTACACATAACTAATACATCAGAGTAGTAATCGAACATCGCAGAAGCAATTATGCAGTTTTTCGTAGGAATTTTACCTCTACAGCAGTGATGTCCCTTGAATCAACGAAGAACGCAATGTGGGTTAAAGAAATTCAGAGCGATTAGGACAGCTTTTTGTAGGTGGAAGAATTATACATTGGGGAAGGGATTCAGATTATGTACGGAAGAAGAAGAGGTGTGGCTGTGTGCTAACGTGGAGGAGCACTGTCGTTTCTGGCCCCGATTATTTGAATTTTAATTCGTTTTTGAGTCCGCGCCTTATTGTTTTGTGGTAATTGCTTTTTCCCATTTCGACCATTAACATTTTCAACCATAGACCCTTTTCAACAAAACTTAAATAGAACTATATACAATATTATGATATAAAAATCAGACATTTGATTGAAAAACAGTGATATTAAACACTTTAAAATAGATATTTCGGACATAAGTAGAGAGTCTTTTTAGAAAAAACCCCAAAAAAAAACCTCTGAAATTTAATGATCAAATCTAGAATGGAACATTTGGGGGTAAGTTGTCATTTTTCAAAAAGACAAAAACATGTTTTTGACTGTCATTATTAATTGAGTTAGTTTCACATGTGTATTAGAAATTTAGAATAATCTGAATTTGTTTGTTTGTTGATAATTGTTTTGAGTTGTATAAATTAGGTGTGTAATTACCATTATGAAtatcattaaaaattatattgaattataaaactGTGATTGTAGTTGTAATTGCAAAAATTGACGCAATAAGGCAATAACCAAATTTTTTAGATCCATGTATTTCGTTACTCAAATTATCAAATTAAGTTGGACATACGTGAGTTTGAGTTCTAAAGTCGCCATTGTAACAAGGTATGTAACCAAATCCAAGAATTCAACAACAATATCGAATTAGGCATGAATCAAGCATCGGAAAAAGGTTGTTATAGCTAACAAAAATCTTCGGACTTAAACGAGCCTTTACAAACGAgaggatgatacttgaaaccTAACAACACGGAGGAAATGGACTTAGAGTATCGCATTTGGTGGTTTTTTGGTTACGAATCTTGATAAAATTAATTagtgtttattttatttatttataagtttactttatttccttttattaATACTCTCCTAGTCTCCTTAACTCATTAGGAGTCTTCATTAGGGATAAAAATCTATAACCTTCTAATTTTGTTTTACTTGCAAGtttatattatatttatcattaatcatATTTCACCTCTACCATTTTACATAAGCGAGTTAAATACCCTATCAAGATTTCTTTTTGCACTAACTACTTCAAGGGTTTCCTTAACAAATTCTCCAAACTATTTTAACAACCCAACTCAAATAAATCAACATCCTTTCAAGTTCAagaacatcattcatcaccattgaTCCATACAAGAACAAATCCCATTTTTGAAATGATGAAACCTATTCCTGTCCCTAGCAATAATCTCCCTCTCAAAAATCTTGGAAATCAACTTCGTAGCCGAATGACAATTACTACAAACACGCAAATTCTTCATTATCCTAATCGTTGTCCCTGGCTTAGTACTAAGCAACCCAAAAGCAATTGCTAATCTCTCACTATGTTGACATAATTGCCCTTCCTTCCATTCATCATCCATATCATAAAGCACTAAAGATGTATCCAAAATATATCCACTCTTTTCAAGAACCCGATTAGTTTCTTCCAACATTGCATAGATTTGATCACTCATGGGATGTGTTCTATCACTTGCAAGAAACTCATGAACAACACCATCTATTTCAATCGAAGTACACCCAGGAATTTTCTTTGATCCATCATCTTTAAATTTAGTTCTTATTCTTGCCACATCATCCCATTGTCCATTTGCAGCATAAAGATTTGATAACATCACATGAGCTCCCGAACTTTCAGGGTCCAATTCTACAACTTTCTTGAAAAAGAATTCacccaaaagggtattttggtaaaatgtACATGCCCCGAGAAGTGAACCCCAAATCGCACCATCTGGGTTCACTTCCATTTTCTTGATCATATCCATGGCTTCTTCAAACAAACCAGCTCTACCTAAAAGATCAATCATGCATCCGTAATGTTGTAGTTTGGGTGAAATCTTGAAATCTTGGATCATGGAGTGAAAAAGGTGGCGACCTGAGTTGACTAGTCCGCCATGGCTACATGCTGATAGAACACCAACAAAGGTTATGTCATCGGGGGCGAAACCGTCATTTACCAttttcttgaaaagttcaatggcTTTGTGGGCTTGTCTATGCATGGCTAACCCTGAAATCATCGCGTTCCATGAAGCTAAACTTTTGTGTTTTAAACTCTCAAAGACTGATTTTGCAGCTTCAATGTCTCCACATTTAGCATACATATCGATTAGACTAGTGGAAAGAGAAGGGTTAGAAGATTCTGGAATGTTCTTGTTGATATAAGCATGGATCCATTTGCCAAGATCAAGTGCACCCATGTGAGCACAAGTGGGAAGAATCGTCAACAATGTGACTTCATTAGGTTTATGGTTTGATTGTAACATGATTCTAAAGAGGTCCATGGATTCTCTATAATGGTGTGTATGTGCATACCCACCTATCATAACATTCCATGTGATTATATTCTTATTGTTTATGCTATCAAATAAGCTTCTAGCTTTCTGTAGCTCATTGCATTTTGAGTACATATCGATTAGGGCATTCACAAGGCGAAGGTTTGAATCAAGTTTATTGTTAAAGATCCAAGTTTTGATGTGTTCACCTGTTGTAAGACAACCTGATTGAGCACAAGCAGAAAGAACTGTCACTAGTGTGCTCTCATTGGGTTTGATTTTGGCGATTTGCATCTCTTTGAACAGATCTATTGCCTCTTGGAAGCGTTGGATTTTAGTATGGCCAGCTATGATAGAGTTCCATGACACTACATCTCTAagaggcatttcatcgaacagtttACGAGCATCTTTGAAACGCTCTCGACTTATGTACCCTGTGATTAACGCTGTAAACGAAACAGGGTCTCTCAGAGGACTTTTTTCGAACGCTAATCTTGCATCATCCAATTCTCCACTTTGAGAATAGAAATTAATCAAAGAGGTGTGGATGAACACATCGTAACCGAGTCCAAGCTTCAAAACATGTCCATGAATCTGTTTCCCTTCGTTTATCCCGTCGATTCTTGCACAAGATTTCAAAAGAGAAGGAAAAGTATAAGAGTTTGGTTCGACATCGGATAAAAGCATGAACTTGTAAAAATCAATTGCTGAAAACGGTGATGAATTTAATGAATAACCTCTGATAATTGTGTTCCATATGATCGGATCAGGCTGTTCTTCAATGGTGTCAAATACTGAAAGGGCGTATGAAAGGTCGCCATAACTGTTGATAGCACAAAAATGGAGAATCTTGCTTAAGGCAAACTGGGACTTGTGGAGGCCGTTTTTTATCATTTGAGCATGAATTTGTTTGAATTCTTCCATGTTCTTGCATTTTGAAAGAAGATTCAGAGATTGGTGGTTTTGTGGTGGAGTAATGGATGAAGTGATAAGGGAAGAGGAAGAGAGTATCATTGCGTTTTGTGCTTCGCTATAAAATGTCAACTACAAAAAATTTCACCAGGTTTATTTTACATAAGTCCTACATAAGTTtgtcaaacttgtttttatatattataagttcaataAACATAAAAACTTTTGTCATTGCTCGACTCCATTAGTAAAATTAACAAGTTACATGgtcttttaaattttgaaataagttAAGTGACGaaataaaatcaattttaatagtCTACTGACTAATTTTGATTTTAGTCCAATAAAATATTTCATTCTTGCCTATCTCAATATAAAGCtactaaggtgctgtttgtttttctgaagccaaaatgtctgcagtctgcggaccacatctgcaagcctctgcagcagaagaggtggaccaaacgtctgcagtctgcaataagaagattgtttgttttttaacgtctgcaggcTGCTGAAATAAactgaattttaaataaaattattttacaaacttaaaatgatttttcaacaccaaaattttaataataatagtctTATAACATTGAAAATAAAATTCATGCAACTAAATTAGtcatacaataaaaaaaaatgttttacaataacaatttcatttaaaacaattCAATCTATATTGTGCATCAACTGATCAGCAATTTCATCACGTAACTGAGTCATATATTCACGGTCTGCTGCAGTACCATGTGTTGGAATctcgtcttcatcatcatcaatggCCACATTGTTATTTCGAAACGGGACATTGGGTTCATCGTATCGTGCgaaatacttatcactcaatccTTTTTTCCTTATATAATTATGAAGCGCGAAGCATGCCATGGCAATGTTTCTTTGTGTCACAAACGGGAATGGTGCCATCCTCTTCAATATAGGGAAGCGtgctttcaaaacaccaaaagcaCGCTCAATGACATTCCGAAGTTTTGCATGTCCATggttaaatttttctttattggTCAATGCACGTCTTTGACGAAAATCTCCAAGTCAATACCTCACATTACGATAAGGGGCCATAAATCCTCGAGTGTGTGCATACGcggcatcacaaagataatatttgtctgaaaaaaatgcaaaacactaatcaattttcaaattaaaataaaaatatttaaaaaaaaaaacaaaaatttaccTGGTGGTGGAAACGGGAATGATGCTTGTGGATCGGCTACTGCTTCTGATAATATTCTGGAGTCATGCGCTACCCCTTCCCACCcggtcacaacaaatgtaaaaatcatattgaAGTCACAAATTGCCAATACGTTTTGGTAGCAATCTCCCTTTCCCCTACTTCTATATAAGTCTTGTTTCTTAGCAGGGACAACAgcatgtatcaaagtgccatcAAGTGCACCAACTGCTCCTTTGAAAACCCTTCGTAGCCTCCTATTATGTCCTGGAATGTTTGGATTCGGATTAAAAGATGTTGGTACTATAACATCTTGTGCGAAAAGCATCATTTTTTCCAACacttcataaaaaaatttatgaattGTTTGCTTCGAGTGTTGAAATCTCCGCTTGATAATCACGTAACGTTGATTATGTCCGATCATCATCAAAAACATAGCCATCTTTTCCTCAACTGATACATGTTTGCTGTCCTTTAATGAGTAATTTGCTCTAAAATGAGCACATAGTCGTACAAAAGATTCACGGGACATGCGTAATACTTCAACACATTGTAAACGATTACGGTGTAATAACTCCAATGTGTATTCGTGTCCCGTCATTTCTGAATCATTATCCCGCAATCGTTTCACACCCCTCTTCCAAAAATAACGGATGTATAGGTACATTAGAATTACGAGAAGTAACTTTTGATCGTGATCCATATGAACCTAAAATCAACAAAGTGGAACTTTaaaaaacattacataaactatatttcaagtatcaaataaacattccattaatcatatttcaagccaaaataacattacataaaccatatttcaagtatcaaataaacatTCCATTAATCATATTTCAAGTACCAACAAGGGCAAAAAGACCTAACAAAATAGTTccaacaaaggcaaaaacatttaacaaagtaGTTCCAACAAGGGCAAAAAGACATAACAAATACTTTCAACACTAGAAAATCATCGAACAATCTTCCCATCCTTCAAAACTCCTAAACTGGTACCCGTCATCTCAAGCCACCCTCGTAATATCTCGGGAACATCGGGCAAATGCATCCACATCTCTCTCATGTTCATGGTTCCTCCAAAAATATGATATGCGACAAAGCGTAAAGGATCTGTAGGGCCTAACTGAAGGACCTCTAGCTTCTCTAAACACTGAGGAATTGTATACCCTTTAGTCAAACTTTGTAGAGCTTTCTTCATTTCAAATGCTAAATCGTCAGCAGTAACTGAAGTTCCATCAGGTGAAGAAGCAGACGGTGAGGCACTAGGAGCTATAGGAGTTGAGGGTTTAGCCCTTTTGTTGGGGTTACCGGATGGTGTAGCAGTATATGGTGAACCAGCAGAAGGTGAAGCAGCAGAAGGTGAACCAGCAGAAGGTGAAGCTGCAGAAGGTGAAGCAGCAGAAGGTGGTGGCTCATGATGAGGAGTGTCAGCACCatcatcatccattgcatcaaaAGGGGTGGCGGTGATCTGAAGTGGTGGAACACGACAGGAGGATGCGCCAGCTACTGATGATGATTGGGTTGAGTAACTCCTAAAATTACCAGTAGCACTATTTCCATCAAAAAGACGTGCACAAAGATCAGGAAAAGGCAGTGGAATTGTTCTCAAAGAAGCAGCTTTCGGATGCCCCTAAACCCAAATGTAACAAGAAATAATATAAGAATATTTGGCAACTTCAAAcataaatgttatatatatatatatatatatatatatatatatatatatatatatatatatatatatatatatattattgtatattAATGTATATGTACCTTCTTAAAATCATCCCACTCCTCGGCTGTTAAATTAAAAGTGTTTGTTTGAGAATTGTATATATTAccggttttgttttttaaatataccCATCCAGTGTATTTGGCTTTCAGATTGTCATATgcgtttttcatttgtttttgagTCAACTCAACCCCAAATTTCTCCTTAAGAATTCTTCCAAGCCTTATCCATGAATCTTTCTGTAAACTCAATCCTTTTCTACCAACACTCTCTACTTCTTCAATACAAGTATCCAATAAGCATTTTAAGTGCTCATTGGTCCATTGTTGTTTTTCTCCCATCTCTAATAACCAACTAACAATAAACAGTGAACAAGTAACATCATTATTTCAagaaaatttttttattttcatgaCAAATTTGTAATTTTGCTTGATTTTCAATCACAATAATGTGAAACTTTTTATTCAATTATAAATAACCTCAATTAGAGTGTTTTAATTCAAAGTTTTCTAAAAAACTTTATAAATCAAATAAACTTCACTTTAACGACAAAAAACTTTACTtctataaaataaacaaaacttaTGTCTCTTTTTGATGCTTTCTATCATATACATACAAAATCAACAATCATATACATATACactatcatataaatatatacaatcaataatcatatatatatatatatatatatatatatatatatatatatacaactttGAATTACTGCATATTTAAGCACAAACACATCACAACAATCTAGTTGAGGCTTTTTATTGCTAATTGAAGCACAAACACATAATCAAATCTAGGTTCAATTGCTAATTGAAGCACAAACACATCACAACAATCTAGTTGAGGCTTTTTATTGCTAATTGAAGCACAAACACATCACAACAATCTAGGTTCAATTGCTAATTGAAGCACAAACACATAATCAAATCCAATTTCACATTCAAAGATAAATTACTTTCATtacaaatgtttttattttacacAATTTAGTTGACAACAATCTTTTGAGGCTTTTTATTCTACCTGTTCAATTACTACAACAGATTGTTGTGGAATCTTGATCAATACATCATTTTAAATCTGAATAAGATGAGGCTCAAATAACAGAAACGTGTAGCTCACAGCAggaaaaaataaaaacagaaacgtGTAGCTCACAgcaggaaaaaaaaaaacgaaccTGTGAGATCGAAGTCTCCGGTGTAGCTGTGGGGGCGACGGTCTCCGGCCGGTGGCGAGCAGGGTGGTTAACGGCGGCGAGCAGACGATCGAGCAGGGTGGAGTACGATCGATCGATCgatcgagggttgttgttcgccGGCTGCTGCAATCGATTATGAAGTTCGAACGATTGATGGCTTTGATCGGAGAGGAAGGCGGAGATTGATGGCTTTGATCGGAGAGGAGGGTTGCGACGGTGGTGGTCGCTGCAAGGTGGAGAACGATCGAACGATGGAGGGTTTTTTCTGGGAGGGTTGGACGAGGATGGGAGGCGGAAGCAAAAGAAAAAAAGACGCGTTTTTTTTTAGGTTAAAGGGCTTGCAGACTTTAGAAGATGCTATCCCATATCTGTGTGGTGAAGACCTCGCGCAGACGTTTTTATGTCTGCgcacttcagaaaaacaaacagacTGCAAACCATTatgtctgcgcgtggtctgcgcCTCGCAGACAGAAGAGGTCACGCAGACCTGTAGAGAAAAAACAAACACCCTCTAAGTCTATTGTTTGGTTGATTGGTTCATGTGGAAATCGAGTGTTTGGCATAAACATGTATGGTTTAATGACCTAATTTGATTAAATATGTTAGTTCGGCGTAAACATGCAATTTCAGTGACCTAATTGACATTAGTTTTATGACATATCTAACATCAAGactacacataacacatgcacatATTGCACTCGCTACCGAGCGACTTTAATTAcaagaagggataatgacttagaaGGGTAATTAGGTTTCTAGTTTGTCCGTATTAGAtcactaaggttttttttttttttttttttttttttttttgtgcgtattagactAATATGGTTGATAGTACCGTTTTGAAATAGTTTTTTTTACCGGTTTCTTCCTGTTTAAGCGGTATATATGACCATCAACAGTGAACTAGTTCGTTTAGAACTCGCGTCGTCCCATATCGACCAAAAGAAGAACCTGCTACTCCTCTATATGACAAAACTCTTCATCTATAGTCGTCCCTTCGGGGGCATCCGATAAAATTGGAACGATACAGAGAAGATTAGCATGACCCCTACGCAAGGATGACACGCACAAATTGAGAAATGATCCATTTTTTTAAACCCTTTCGTCGTCTtctctgaaaccctaattcctttttCAAATGCTAATAGAGTTCAATTGCAATTCTTACGTTTCAGTAGATGAACTATTGAAGTCATGATCAGACAACATGTGGATTACATTGTCAGATTGATCTTCTTGTTGATGTCTTCAACCATTTGTGGCAAGTAAGGGTGATCTTTTTTTCTACAAAGTCTCCTTTAAGCTTTTTTTTACTTTTCCTGTCATTAAGTTTCATGCTTTATAAACTTTCGTTTATGTGTTGTATATAgtatgtgtttgtttatgtgctgattttttattcattttgcaACTTCATTTTCTTAGTTAATGTTGTGATTTTGTtgtttataaaataattgataataGGCATCATTTGCAAGTCCCTGTTGGTTTTACATTTCCatttgttatcaaatgtagacATTGATGAGAGGTATCAAAGTGAGATTGTTTTTGTACATATGGATGTGTTcatgtaaacatttaaatgacaaAAAAGAAGTTATTGATAAAATGTTGCATATTTATGTAATGAAGATCATCAATCATATGAGTTTTTGGACTTGGAAATTTTGGAAGGGTTGTTTGATAAGTTTAAATGGAAACAACTATTTTCAGTCAAACAAGTCAGTCACATTGATTAGTAAGCATGTTTTCCAAATAATTAGgtttaatgacttaggagggtaattaggTTTTCAGTTTGTCTGTATTAGGTCATTAAagtttttttgtgcgtattagaccaatatggttgttattaccgtttagaaattgtcatttttaccggtaaggacaatttctaaacggtaataacaaccatattggtctaatatgCACAAAAAACCTTAAtgacctaatacggacaaactgaaaacctaattaccctcctaagtcattatctcTTACAAGAATAATAAGTAATGACTCAattaacaatattttatattgccAAATTACCAAAAGCAATAATGAGTTGTAATACCAAAAAAATAAAGCTTTAATTTAAgttctaacaattttttttttttgttttttaatgtttgattattttttatttttaattat is part of the Lactuca sativa cultivar Salinas chromosome 7, Lsat_Salinas_v11, whole genome shotgun sequence genome and harbors:
- the LOC111883798 gene encoding uncharacterized protein LOC111883798, whose amino-acid sequence is MPKKRRDHSASTDKSRRSPYKCNTKNKNPSEKDQNLKEWEEARCPVCMEHPHNAILLLCSSHNNNCRPYMCDTSRRHSNCFNQFRKFFVTPATAAEPPSTATVQESKMVCPLCRGQVKGWVVVEAAREFMNAKSRSCSSGTCEFSGTYSDLRRHARVVHPLVRPSEADPGRQQDWRRLESERNLGDLLSILESSMESWGFSMTTILRPGNGSGVVEVTVRRRLGTRL
- the LOC111883797 gene encoding pentatricopeptide repeat-containing protein At1g08070, chloroplastic isoform X2, giving the protein MEHNYQRIDGINEGKQIHGHVLKLGLGYDVFIHTSLINFYSQSGELDDARLAFEKSPLRDPVSFTALITGYISRERFKDARKLFDEMPLRDVVSWNSIIAGHTKIQRFQEAIDLFKEMQIAKIKPNESTLVTVLSACAQSGCLTTGEHIKTWIFNNKLDSNLRLVNALIDMYSKCNELQKARSLFDSINNKNIITWNVMIGGYAHTHHYRESMDLFRIMLQSNHKPNEVTLLTILPTCAHMGALDLGKWIHAYINKNIPESSNPSLSTSLIDMYAKCGDIEAAKSVFESLKHKSLASWNAMISGLAMHRQAHKAIELFKKMVNDGFAPDDITFVGVLSACSHGGLVNSGRHLFHSMIQDFKISPKLQHYGCMIDLLGRAGLFEEAMDMIKKMEVNPDGAIWGSLLGACTFYQNTLLGEFFFKKVVELDPESSGAHVMLSNLYAANGQWDDVARIRTKFKDDGSKKIPGCTSIEIDGVVHEFLASDRTHPMSDQIYAMLEETNRVLEKSGYILDTSLVLYDMDDEWKEGQLCQHSERLAIAFGLLSTKPGTTIRIMKNLRVCSNCHSATKLISKIFEREIIARDRNRFHHFKNGICSCMDQW
- the LOC111883797 gene encoding pentatricopeptide repeat-containing protein At1g08070, chloroplastic isoform X1, whose translation is MILSSSSLITSSITPPQNHQSLNLLSKCKNMEEFKQIHAQMIKNGLHKSQFALSKILHFCAINSYGDLSYALSVFDTIEEQPDPIIWNTIIRGYSLNSSPFSAIDFYKFMLLSDVEPNSYTFPSLLKSCARIDGINEGKQIHGHVLKLGLGYDVFIHTSLINFYSQSGELDDARLAFEKSPLRDPVSFTALITGYISRERFKDARKLFDEMPLRDVVSWNSIIAGHTKIQRFQEAIDLFKEMQIAKIKPNESTLVTVLSACAQSGCLTTGEHIKTWIFNNKLDSNLRLVNALIDMYSKCNELQKARSLFDSINNKNIITWNVMIGGYAHTHHYRESMDLFRIMLQSNHKPNEVTLLTILPTCAHMGALDLGKWIHAYINKNIPESSNPSLSTSLIDMYAKCGDIEAAKSVFESLKHKSLASWNAMISGLAMHRQAHKAIELFKKMVNDGFAPDDITFVGVLSACSHGGLVNSGRHLFHSMIQDFKISPKLQHYGCMIDLLGRAGLFEEAMDMIKKMEVNPDGAIWGSLLGACTFYQNTLLGEFFFKKVVELDPESSGAHVMLSNLYAANGQWDDVARIRTKFKDDGSKKIPGCTSIEIDGVVHEFLASDRTHPMSDQIYAMLEETNRVLEKSGYILDTSLVLYDMDDEWKEGQLCQHSERLAIAFGLLSTKPGTTIRIMKNLRVCSNCHSATKLISKIFEREIIARDRNRFHHFKNGICSCMDQW